The Klebsiella quasivariicola region GCATGGAAAAAATTCTCGTGCCTGTCGCGATTAAATTAAATTCTCAGATCCACGTTTCAGCGATTCGCGATGCGTTTATTCTTTCGTTTCCCATCGTAATGGCCAGTTCGCTGATTATTCTTATCAACTTTGCTATTTTATCGCCTGACGGATTTATCGCCAGTATTCTGCATTTAGGCTCGATATTCCCCAATCTGGCGGAAGCGCAGCAGATTTTCACCCCGGTAATGAACGGGTCGGTCAATATCATGGCGATATTGATCACCTTTCTGGTGGCGCGCAATATGGCGATCAGCTATCAACAGGACGATCTCCTGTGCGGCCTGACGGCGATCGGCGCCTTTTTTGTCGTCTACACCCCTTACACCATCATTGATGGCCAGGCCTATCTGGCGACTAAATATCTTGGCCCGCAGGGGTTGTTTGTGGCGATTATCGTTGCGCTGATTTCCAGCGAGGTCTTTTGTCGCCTGGCGCGTAACCCAAAAGTGACCATCACTATGCCTGCCGCGGTGCCGCCGGCGGTGGCGCGTTCATTTAAGGTGTTGTTGCCGATTTTCTTCGTGATGATCTTCTTTTCGATCCTCAATTATCTGTTGACGCGTATTTCTCCAAATGGCCTTAACGACCTGATTTATACCCTTATTCAGGCCCCGCTGAAGGATATGGGGACCAACATTGTTA contains the following coding sequences:
- a CDS encoding PTS sugar transporter subunit IIC; this translates as MSFMDTFERGMEKILVPVAIKLNSQIHVSAIRDAFILSFPIVMASSLIILINFAILSPDGFIASILHLGSIFPNLAEAQQIFTPVMNGSVNIMAILITFLVARNMAISYQQDDLLCGLTAIGAFFVVYTPYTIIDGQAYLATKYLGPQGLFVAIIVALISSEVFCRLARNPKVTITMPAAVPPAVARSFKVLLPIFFVMIFFSILNYLLTRISPNGLNDLIYTLIQAPLKDMGTNIVTVLVLGLVANFLWVLGIHGPNTVAAIRETIFSEANLENLSYAASHGSTWGAPYPITWTGINDAFANCGGSGMTLGLLLAIFIASRRKDYRDLAKMAFVPGLFNINEPVMFGLPIVLNPILVIPFILVPFVNSLIGYFFISMEFIPPIAYAVPWTTPGPLIAFFGTGGNWLALFVGILCLAVSTLIYLPFVIAANKVNTAAAAE